The following are encoded together in the Malaya genurostris strain Urasoe2022 chromosome 3, Malgen_1.1, whole genome shotgun sequence genome:
- the LOC131438682 gene encoding zinc finger protein 354C-like produces MERNDCRLCLDPVAENYYSIESPDLKAKMNKVFNFPIDLKAGYSTCVCGTCLCAISEFYEYSERVRANQELLNVKAESSHLEALDFINDSESKTDDATKSACDNEHDSSSEETTDPSFFANDIESRKSVVVKQPDLQQKAKQKRTKLTKETLEQQDEQIHDFFKMVCDVCGELSESFPALHLHFQKFHSRPGYVVCCKKKLFNRRFLLEHIIFHTNPSAFQCEVCQKSYKNKEYLAAHLAKAHGQGFDRQYKCTHCQVSFAKKHKLEAHLQSHEKAQCPYCNKMLKGAASLKVHITNLHSDTDRRMICDACGRVFLSKIFFERHVQEHMGIDPVKKYQCQICQSWLKGERGLQDHLQHSHYEKEHEFYCDICQRRVANYRALQKHKRRVHTDEKYGCDFCDRKFKQAYALKEHRAVHTGEVLYTCEICNKTSKSRANRYAHIKKAHPIEWAEKRRLDAEARVPKT; encoded by the exons aTGGAAAGAAATGACTGTCGACTATGCCTTGATCCGGTTGCCGAAAACTATTATTCAATTGAGAGTCCAGATTTGAAGGCGAAAATGAATAAAGTGTTCAACTTTCCA ATCGATCTGAAAGCAGGATACTCAACCTGTGTCTGTGGGACGTGTTTATGTGCTATATCCGAGTTCTACGAATATTCGGAACGGGTTCGAGCTAACCAGGAATTGCTGAATGTCAAAGCAGAGTCAAGTCATCTAGAAGCTTTGGATTTTATAAATGATAGTGAATCCAAGACTGACGACGccacaaagtcagcatgtgaCAACGAACATGATTCATCTTCTGAAGAAACGACGGACCCATCCTTCTTTGCAAATGATATAGAATCGAGAAAAAGTGTTGTAGTAAAGCAACCAGATCTTCAAcagaaagcaaaacaaaaacgtaCAAAACTGACTAAAGAAACGTTGGAGCAACAGGATGAACAGATACACGACTTCTTCAAAATGGTTTGTGATGTGTGTGGAGAACTAAGCGAGAGCTTTCCTGCTCTGCATCTTCATTTCCAGAAATTTCATAGTAGACCCGGGTACGTGGTGTGCTGCAAGAAGAAGTTGTTCAATCGTCGTTTCTTGTTGGAACACATAATCTTCCATACGAATCCGAGCGCGTTTCAGTGTGAAGTTTGCCAGAAatcatacaaaaataaagaatacTTGGCAGCACATTTGGCGAAAGCTCATGGACAAGGTTTCGATCGTCAGTACAAATGTACGCATTGTCAAGTATCTTTCGCTAAAAAGCACAAATTGGAAGCGCATTTGCAAAGTCATGAGAAGGCCCAGTGTCCATACTGTAACAAGATGTTAAAGGGAGCAGCGAGCCTGAAGGTGCACATCACCAACCTGCACAGTGACACGGATCGGCGCATGATCTGTGACGCCTGCGGGCGAGTTTTCTTGAGCAAGATTTTCTTCGAGCGGCACGTCCAAGAACACATGGGAATTGATCCGGTGAAAAAATATCAGTGTCAAATTTGCCAAAGTTGGTTGAAAGGTGAGCGTGGACTGCAGGATCATTTGCAACATTCGCATTACGAAAAGGAACATGAATTCTACTGTGATATCTGTCAGCGACGTGTGGCAAACTATCGGGCACTACAGAAACACAAACGTCGAGTTCACACAGACGAAAaatatggctgtgacttttgtgaccgGAAGTTCAAACAGGCGTACGCTTTGAAG GAGCATCGTGCCGTTCACACCGGGGAAGTATTATATACCTGTGAAATATGTAATAAGACTTCAAAATCTAGGGCAAACAGGTATGCTCACATAAAAAAAGCTCATCCTATTGAATGGGCTGAAAAAAGACGCTTAGATGCGGAAGCCAGGGTGCCAAAAACGTAA
- the LOC131438679 gene encoding zinc finger protein 62 homolog, with amino-acid sequence MEKLQNICRLCLDSNGSSNISVTDSDLQAKMQVIFKFEFIEEERFPNRVCLTCSSKIMDYHHFHEMVCANQAQLLALSNTVMRTSSPDDIKLDISLDFVEKYSDKSYKSDSPAIDTDTTVLHSISPSLNPGIQTNDELLKVMKRTRRKKIIPLQALNKISAEEKVRRLKEENRKIKEFFTLNCEICTESFDSFDKLQRHTRKIHKTQGTIKCCNRIFYKKCRILDHINSHVNPNQYHCNICNKNYNDKYYLDLHRLRMHNTGKKPFKCDKCAQTFHKEYLLKAHLSTHIQVQCSICHKILASASTLRTHMIHMHSEDSKLICDSCGQAFRTKLAMERHIKRHLGINPIERIQCDICSKWVNGRPNLKVHIKTVHSEEKQEVACDLCQQIYPNIRALGSHKRRVHVEERFECEFCGKKFKRNIYLKEHRASHTGQTLYSCDVCGMCTNSNANLYSHKKSKHPEEWMAAKKKAIAVAYGQ; translated from the exons ATGGAAAAACTGCAAAATATTTGTCGCTTGTGTCTCGATTCCAATGGATCTAGCAACATATCTGTAACTGATTCCGATCTTCAGGCAAAGATGCAGGTCATTTTCAAATTCGAA TTTATCGAAGAAGAGCGTTTTCCAAATAGAGTTTGTCTTACATGCTCGTCTAAAATCATGGACTATCACCATTTCCATGAGATGGTTTGCGCAAATCAGGCCCAGCTTCTAGCGCTCTCTAACACTGTAATGCGTACATCGTCTCCAGATGATATCAAATTAGATATTTCGTTGGACTTTGTCGAGAAATATAGTGATAAATCGTACAAATCCGACAGCCCAGCTATTGATACCGATACGACAGTTCTTCATTCCATTTCGCCGTCATTAAATCCTGGTATTCAAACAAATGATGAATTGTTAAAGGTAATGAAAAGGACAAGAAGAAAGAAAATTATTCCTTTGCAAGCACTCAACAAAATTAGTGCAGAAGAAAAAGTGAGAAGATTGAAAGAAGAAAACAGGAAAATCAAAGAATTTTTTACCCTAAACTGCGAAATTTGCACAGAATCGTTCGATTCGTTTGATAAACTTCAGAGGCATACtcgaaaaattcataaaacacAGGGAACTATAAAATGTTGCAACagaatattttataaaaaatgcaGGATCTTAGATCACATAAATTCCCACGTGAATCCAAATCAATATCATTGCAACATATGCAACAAAAACTACAACGATAAATACTATTTGGATTTACATCGACTACGAATGCACAATACCGGTAAAAAACCGTTCAAGTGTGACAAGTGTGCACAAACATTCCACAAGGAATATCTTCTGAAAGCGCATCTCAGTACCCATATTCAAGTGCAATGCTCAATTTGTCACAAGATCCTAGCAAGTGCTTCGACTCTTCGTACGCACATGATTCATATGCACAGTGAGGATTCCAAGCTTATATGTGACAGCTGTGGGCAAGCATTTCGTACGAAGCTGGCTATGGAGAGGCACATCAAGAGGCACCTAGGTATCAATCCCATTGAAAGAATCCAGTGTGACATATGCAGCAAATGGGTTAACGGAAGACCTAACCTAAAGGTTCACATCAAAACGGTCCATAGCGAAGAGAAACAAGAGGTCGCATGCGACCTGTGTCAGCAAATCTATCCTAACATAAGAGCACTCGGCAGCCACAAACGGCGAGTGCATGTAGAGGAACGGTTTGAGTGTGAATTTTGCGGGAAGAAATTCAAACGAAATATCTACCTAAAGGAACATCGTGCTTCACATACGGGACAAACGCTTTATTCGTGCGATGTCTGCGGAATGTGTACCAACTCGAATGCGAACCTGTACTCGCACAAGAAAAGTAAACACCCGGAAGAGTGGATGGCAGCGAAGAAGAAAGCTATTGCGGTAGCCTACGGACAGTAG
- the LOC131438545 gene encoding zinc finger protein OZF-like codes for MDKIMGICRFCLNSTVLTESILINNAEFRSKFEVLFNFAITDDKLLPSIVCSSCRSRIIEFYNFHETVRVNQIELRNEAVSRKEYQRLAFENVIIKQETPDSEQNELDNVIWLEERETNHDADDVEQDDSVTVLKFKVELNEPDTSTDDQEAIAQVRHSVETLKRIDEHELKSQKERIKRSAVENQKISEFFELTCEYCPETSNTFGRLQTHCRNVHDKKAGVKCCGRIFYDKYKIIEHINSHENPNQFYCEICQKSYRSKEYLAVHNLKMHRKLGDNSFSCDECGKSFPQQGLLNAHLKAHTQTICSICHQKLGSNSLKMHMLRHTGTMKYVCDTCGKEFRSKITLEQHIKRHKGIDDRLQCHICGRWILGKRVMQIHMNTVHCDKTREFYCDICFLKYPNERSLSVHKGRVHVEKKFECEFCGKRFKRSINCKEHRASHTGEVLYSCNICDATFNSNGNLYSHKKNKHPEEWMEAKKKAFAANYGQEIKGCP; via the exons ATGGATAAAATCATGGGTATCTGTCGATTTTGTCTCAACTCTACCGTACTTACTGAAAGTATATTGATTAACAATGCTGAATTTCGTTCGAAATTTGAGGTTTTATTCAACTTTGCT ATAACTGATGATAAATTACTACCATCTATCGTTTGTTCGAGCTGTCGAAGCAGAATAATCGAATTTTACAACTTTCACGAAACAGTTCGAGTTAATCAAATCGAGTTAAGAAATGAAGCTGTCAGCCGCAAAGAATACCAGCGCTTAGCGTTTGAAAATGTAATTATAAAACAGGAAACTCCAGACAGTGAGCAAAATGAGCTTGATAATGTGATTTGGTTAGAGGAACGGGAAACAAATCATGATGCGGATGACGTTGAGCAGGATGACTCCGTGACTGTGCTTAAATTTAAAGTGGAATTGAATGAACCTGATACCAGTACGGACGACCAAGAAGCCATCGCTCAAGTAAGGCACAGTGTTGAAACATTAAAACGAATCGATGAACATGAATTAAAAAGTCAAAAAGAGCGAATAAAAAGAAGCGCtgttgaaaatcaaaaaatatcagaatttttcgaactgactTGTGAGTACTGCCCCGAAACTTCAAACACTTTTGGTCGATTACAAACGCATTGTCGAAATGTTCACGATAAAAAAGCAGGAGTAAAATGCTGTGGTCGAATTTTCTACGATAAGtataaaataattgagcatATAAATTCCCATGAAAATCCGAATCAGTTTTACTGTGAAATTTGTCAAAAATCCTATCGCAGTAAAGAGTATCTCGCAGTGCACAATCTAAAGATGCATAGGAAATTGGGAGATAACTCCTTTAGTTGCGACGAATGTGGCAAAAGTTTTCCGCAACAGGGATTATTGAATGCGCATCTGAAAGCTCACACTCAAACTATATGTTCCATATGTCATCAAAAGCTGGGtagtaattccctaaaaatgCATATGCTAAGGCATACAGGAACCATGAAATATGTATGCGACACATGCGGAAAAGAATTTCGCAGTAAAATAACATTGGAGCAACATATCAAACGTCACAAAGGTATTGACGACCGACTGCAGTGTCACATCTGCGGTCGTTGGATATTGGGGAAACGCGTTATGCAGATCCACATGAACACGGTTCATTGCGACAAAACTCGGGAGTTTTATTGTGACATATGCTTCCTGAAGTATCCGAATGAGCGATCGCTAAGTGTCCACAAGGGTCGAGTTCACGTGGAGAAAAAATTCGAATGCGAATTTTGTGGAAAAAGGTTTAAACGCAGTATCAACTGTAAGGAGCACCGAGCTTCGCATACCGGTGAAGTGCTGTACTCTTGCAATATATGTGACGCGACCTTTAATTCGAACGGAAATCTGTACTCGCATAAGAAAAACAAGCATccagaggaatggatggaagcaaAGAAGAAAGCTTTTGCGGCTAACTACGGACAAGAGATTAAGGGCTGCCCATAA